Proteins encoded by one window of Macaca mulatta isolate MMU2019108-1 chromosome 10, T2T-MMU8v2.0, whole genome shotgun sequence:
- the LOC100430928 gene encoding uncharacterized protein LOC100430928 produces MWEKTFTAVWPVPDLSYRRPQNQSRPGRAAFGPCSSCWPHNGEAVCKVARKECGLGICYKWPGVAGEPSVPSWSQSALTLWHPPQHTQWPAVWKADPSLCREAPWSRRPAQQPQPPTPDCEDIGSRRALSLKLPFCNHSFAVDLSTLVTCCVKRSPGRFSSQELSLPLKAGKQDGYTCIIHIKYQAQEQPKLEAD; encoded by the coding sequence ATGTGGGAAAAGACCTTCACTGCGGTGTGGCCTGTCCCAGACCTCTCCTATCGAAGGCCACAAAACCAGTCCAGGCCCGGCAGAGCCGCCTTTGGCCCTTGTAGCTCCTGCTGGCCCCACAACGGGGAAGCAGTTTGCAAAGTGGCTCGGAAGGAGTGTGGCCTAGGAATCTGCTACAAGTGGCCGGGTGTAGCAGGAGAGCCCAGCGTCCCCTCCTGGTCCCAGTCAGCCTTAACACTGTGGCATCCTCCGCAGCACACACAGTGGCCTGCAGTCTGGAAAGCGGACCCGAGCCTTTGCAGAGAGGCACCATGGAGCCGCAGGCCCGCAcagcagccccagcctcccactcCTGACTGTGAGGACATCGGTTCTAGGAGAGCACTTTCTTTAAAGCTCCCATTTTGTAACCACTCGTTTGCAGTTGACTTGAGTACTCTGGTGACTTGCTGCGTGAAGCGATCTCCAGGCAGGTTTTCTTCCCAAGAGTTAAGTCTTCCCTTGAAGGCAGGGAAGCAGGATGGATACACATGTATCATACACATAAAGTACCAGGCGCAGGAGCAGCCCAAACTCGAGGCTGACTAA